AGGTTGTCCCTCGTCCTCCTATTCGTCACGTTTATTCTAGACGTGTGCAGCCTGCGGTTACGGCACCTGCTCCAGGACCAGTCACCAATGATACCTCATCTGTTTCGGCTCCAGATCCTACACCTTCCTCTGAACCAAGTCTTGATCTCCCTATTGCTCTTCGGAAAGGTACAAGGTCTTGCACTTACCCTATCTCCTCCTTTGTTTCTTATGATGCCTTATCACCCCATTCCAAGTGTTTTGTAGCTACCTTAGATTCCATTGCAGTTCCAAAATTCAGAGGCTATGAATCATCCTGATTGGCTAGAGGCAATGAAAGAAGAACTGAAGGCACTCGAACAAAATCACACTTGGGACATTGTGGACTTACCAAAAGATCGGAAGAAAATTGGTGCTCGGTGGATTTGGACTGTTAAGATGAATCCTGATGGTGCCTGGTTGCTAAAGGCTATGCTCAGACTTATGGTCTTGATTATTTCGATAcattctctcctgttgctaaaCTCACTTCTGTCCGTCTGTTCATTTCTTTAGCTGCCACTTACAATTGGGAGCTTCATCAACTGGACGTTAAAAATGCTTTCTTGCACGGTGACctgaatgaagaggtttatatggagCAACCTCCTGGCTTTGTTGCTCAGGGGGAGTCTGGAAAGGTGTGCAGATTAAGAAAGTCTATGTATGGTTTGAAGCAATCTCCTCGTGCATGGTTTGGTAAATTCAGTGCCGCAGTAATGGAATTCGGCTTACACAGAAGTGCATATGATCCCTCTGTTTTCTACTTCAGTTCTAGCTCTGGATGCATTCTTCTGgttgtgtatgttgatgatatcataATTACAGGAAATGTTGTTGATCGGATTAAGGAGTTGAAAAAGTTCCTTGGTACTTGCTTCCAGACAAAGGATCTTGGTCCTTTGAAATACTTCTTAGGAATAGAGGTATCTCGCAGTAGGAAAGGAATTTGTTTAAATCAGAGAAAATACTGTTTAGATATGTTGAAAGATGCAGGTCTAATTGAGGGAAAGACTTGTGATGCTCCGATGGTGCCCAATGTGAAGAAGTCTGATGATGGTGACTTACTCAAAGAACCTGAGAAATACAGAAGAATTGTGGGCAAACTGAATTATCTCACAATTACTCGTCCTGACATCTCATTTCCTGTGAGTGTGGTAAGTCAATTCATGTCTTCACCTAGGACAACGCATTGGGATGCTGTTACTCACATCCTGAGGTATCTAAAGGGAGCTCCTGGACGAGGCTTGTTATATCAAAATCATGGACATCACATCGCAGAAGGCTTCACCGATGCAGACTATGCTGGAGATTTGTCAGACAGACGCTCTACTATTGGGTACTGTGTATTTGTTGGGGGAAATCTAGTTTCATGGAAGAGTAAGAAGCAAAGTGTAGTTTCTAGATCCAGTGCAGAATCTGAATACCGAGCTATGGCACAGGCTACGTGTGAACTTGTGTGGTTACGTCGTCTACTTGGCGAAATTGGGTTTGACCAGATAAAACCAATGAAGTTATATTGTGATAATAAAGCAGCTATCTATATTGCAAAGAACTATGTGTTTAATGAAAGAACAAAGCATATAGAAGTTCACTGTCATTTTACTcgagagaagttggaggatggtACAATCACAACTCCACATGTCAGAACCGGAAGTCAATTAGCAGATGTGTTCACCAAGGCTTTACCAGGAACTCGAGTCAATTATATTTGTAACAAGCTGGGCATGATAAATATCTAtgctccagcttgagggggagtgttacAATATTAATTAGATATAGTTAGTAGCTAGCATTTAAGTGAGTAGTTGGGAAGTAAGTAGTTGGGTATTAATGgttgtttgtatatatatatatacttgtaatACCTTTAGACTTAATAAGAAAACACTTTCAAATAACCCTTGTGTGGTTACAACTTGGAATCCTAAGAAACACTGTGTAGCTTCTAAATTTGCACCTAGGCACAGCTCCGGCAAGACGCTAGGCTCAGAAAGGCGCACTCAAGCAAACACCTCTTGAATAGAGCGTGCCTTTTGGCTTTTCAAGCGACATCCTAGAGCCTAGTGCCTTTGGAACCCGAAATGCACTTCGATAACTATGGTTTAAATTGGACTTGAGCTAAATTTCTAATACTCTCATGCAACTGCATTGCATCAGTGTTATTGCTAGAATATTGTACTATGCAGGAATCCAATACACTTCACCAGCTTTTGCAGCTGCCATGAACAACCTCAATCCATCAGTCACCTTTGTTTTGGCACTTCTCTGCAGGTACTTACTTTTATGGAAAATTTATATAATGCTCGAGGACCAAACTGACCCTGAACCATTGAGATGGTGACACGTCACTACTACTGATGCATGTCATCATCTGAGTGGTAAATTTTCTCACTTTTATGTGTTTAAAGCACATATAGTCACGACCACAATTTTAATTCGCATCACTATAACGGCTGTACTTCGAATGAATTTCATTAAAATCATTTCAACAGAACTCACTAAAACCCTCAACATAGTGCTGATGTGCACTCTGTATCATGTACACATGTCATCCGGCGTCGCCACGGTGGCCAACTTATGTGGCCATATAGAGTCTATGTCATCACTCCGGTAAGCTTTTTAGTGAATTCCACTAGAAATGGTATGAATAAAGTTTAATCAGAGTACAGGGGTTAGTGAGACGAATTAAAATTTTGTGATCATGCTGAAACTAGCCCTATGTTCAGGGACTGTGCGTTCATTTACCTTGGTTTGATAGAGTGAAAACACTAAGCTGAGAACCCAAGTTTGGTCTTCACTTGACCAACAAAAGTTCTGTTTTTTCTGTGTCAGGATTGGAGAAATTAGATGTTACTAAGCTCAATGGTCAAGCAATTATTGGAGGAACTATAATTTCGTTTGTTGGTGCAGCACTCATGACTCTATACAAGGGTATCACTTTGATTTCAATGCATTCTACTCACAATCATCGGCACGCTACATCGAAAGTATCCTTGTACAGGAACTTGATGAAGGGCTCTGTCATTCTTCTTGTTCAATCCCTTTCAATATCAGCATACTTTATATTACAGGTAATTAGAACCAGAAAAGAGAGCTTGTAATCTTACCTTGAAAGTATCTGATAGAAATGATCATGCAGACAATAACAATCAAAAAGTACCCCGCTCCTTTAACTCTCACATCATTGATGAGCCTAGCAGGGACGCTGATTGCAACAGTTGCAGCAGCAATTCTAAATCACAGAGCTTCATCATGGAAATTGTCCTGGGATATCACTCTTCTTGCTGCTCTTTATAGCGTAAGTACAAAACCTCAATCACAATATCGGGGTTAGCATATCGAACTTACTACAATGATAACAGAAAAGTATCTTCTGTTAGTTTGAGTTGCTAACATTTTTTTTAGCTGTACCAATTCCTGATTGTAATCCTAATCAAAACATAACTTCTTTGATTCCTAATCGTAGCGGGAATCTTGTTTCAGGGAATTTTGTTACTTGGGATTTCAACATATATTCAAGCTCTAGTAGTAAGAAAACGAGGTCCAGTTTTCATGACAGCATTCACGCCACTCTCAACTTTAGTTACAGCTATTATGTCACTACTCATATTAGGTGAGGCATTGCATCTCGGAGGGTCAGTCAGTTTTGTCCATTCAATCCAACTTCTATTTggaaaaacaaaatcaaaaaaGAACTTTTACTAGTTTTTCAATCTTTTCCAGGGTTGTGGGAGGCACCTTGATAATTATTGGCTTGTATGTAATTCTATGgggaaaggaagatcaaaagagGCAAAAGACGTTTGAGCCTGCAGTATGTGAAGAACAAGACATCGAGGCAAAAGCAGAA
The window above is part of the Euphorbia lathyris chromosome 3, ddEupLath1.1, whole genome shotgun sequence genome. Proteins encoded here:
- the LOC136222818 gene encoding WAT1-related protein At5g07050-like codes for the protein MHPDKEAERNEILMERLKPYIYSIFIFLCFGGFNIVSKVSLDRGMNQYVLVAYGFAFGTLTSTVLALLFERKNQSKLNLPICLYIFFLGFLGVIARILYYAGIQYTSPAFAAAMNNLNPSVTFVLALLCRLEKLDVTKLNGQAIIGGTIISFVGAALMTLYKGITLISMHSTHNHRHATSKVSLYRNLMKGSVILLVQSLSISAYFILQTITIKKYPAPLTLTSLMSLAGTLIATVAAAILNHRASSWKLSWDITLLAALYSGILLLGISTYIQALVVRKRGPVFMTAFTPLSTLVTAIMSLLILGEALHLGGVVGGTLIIIGLYVILWGKEDQKRQKTFEPAVCEEQDIEAKAEK